One Gossypium raimondii isolate GPD5lz chromosome 3, ASM2569854v1, whole genome shotgun sequence genomic window carries:
- the LOC105796380 gene encoding F-box protein SKIP16, with translation MGKELDGLGYLPLHIILSKLSPSDIIKVSCANKRLRASASDESLWAQICYQELQLSTPQDDHGNPLPCFMLAYQLWREAFSMYPWPLVKRVKRCWDKLKKWFNNNFPEAEATLRRGASESDIEQLQTLLKVKLPLPTRLLYRFHDGQELPEKRNPKTASGSWLGIIGGYSFYNHSVNVYLLPLNQVIAKTRYVIRHLGFSSRSKCIVMASSFTFSRKVFFLNCTNGQLFVGTRKPLTDGEMIPCVPNALIRSVHDLYGEEQQDAMLLWLEEHGRRLENGIIKVRKEGDDRSINLFPEVPPLCVTTVTNGVQVRASAVFVPEFADLVDEAEKFTFAYSIRMSLLPEGCVINGMTFVSCQLNRRHWIIRADGEVVSSVDDEAVIGEYPLLHPGEGEFVYQSCAPLPSPSGSIEGHFTFVPGRLADPRGGPFEVQVARFPLEMPDYVF, from the exons ATGGGAAAAGAATTAGATGGGCTAGGGTATTTACCTCTCCACATAATTCTATCAAAATTATCTCCTTCAGATATTATTAAAGTTTCTTGCGCTAATAAAAGGCTTAGAGCTTCAGCTTCTGACGAGTCCCTTTGGGCTCAAATTTGTTATCAAGAACTTCAGCTTTCAACCCCTCAAGATGATCATGGAAACCCTCTACCTTGTTTTATG TTAGCTTATCAGTTGTGGCGAGAGGCTTTCTCGATGTATCCATGGCCACTTGTTAAACGAGTTAAAAGATGTTGGGATAAGCTTAAGAAATGGTTTAACAACAATTTCCCGGAGGCTGAGGCGACACTTAGAAGGGGTGCATCGGAATCCGATATTGAACAATTACAAACActtttaaaagtcaaattgCCGCTTCCCACTCGGCTTCTCTATCGTTTTCATGACGGTCAAGAACTGCCGGAAAAAAGGAACCCGAAGACAGCTTCTGGTAGCTGGTTGGGAATTATAGGTGGTTACTCTTTCTATAACCATTCAGTTAATGTTTACTTGTTACCGTTAAATCAGGTTATTGCCAAGACAAGATATGTCATTCGTCACCTAGGTTTTTCGAGCCGATCTAAGTGCATCGTCATGGCTTCTTCTTTCACTTTTAGTAGGAAAGTGTTTTTCTTGAACTGTACCAATGGCCAACTTTTTGTCGGTACAAGGAAGCCTCTTACAGATGGTGAAATGATTCCGTGTGTCCCGAATGCACTTATTCGTTCCGTGCACGATTTGTATGGTGAAGAGCAACAAGATGCCATGCTGCTGTGGTTAGAGGAACATGGACGCCGTTTAGAGAATGGTATTATCAAAGTCCGTAAAGAAGGAGATGATCGAAGTATCAATTTATTTCCCGAGGTTCCTCCCTTATGTGTCACTACTGTAACAAACGGTGTGCAG GTTCGTGCTTCGGCTGTGTTCGTTCCAGAATTTGCTGACCTAGTAGATGAAGCCGAGAAGTTCACGTTTGCTTATTCAATCCGCATGTCACTCTTACCTGAAGGGTGCGTCATTAATGGAATGACCTTCGTCTCCTGCCAATTGAATAGGAGGCATTGGATCATTCGTGCTGATGGAGAAGTCGTATCCAGTGTTGATGATGAGGCCGTGATCGGAGAG TACCCTCTGTTGCATCCAGGAGAAGGCGAATTTGTTTATCAGAGCTGCGCGCCCTTACCATCTCCTTCAGGTTCCATTGAAGGTCATTTCACATTTGTCCCTGGAAG GTTGGCTGATCCAAGAGGCGGTCCATTTGAAGTTCAAGTGGCAAGGTTCCCATTAGAAATGCCAGACTATGTTTTTTGA